In the genome of Campylobacter avium LMG 24591, the window CAAATTTTGAGCCATACCTTTGTCGCCATTTTCAAACTCAACCATCTCCCCGGCCATAACATTTTTAAGACCATAAACCTTAGCAACACCGTCAGCTATGGAGATAATCCTTCCTGTCTCTTCTATTTCAAGGTTTAAATCAAAATTCTCAATTTTTTCCTTAATGATAGAGCTAATCTCGTCAGCTTTAATTTTCATACCATTTCTCCTTAAATTGTTTTAAGTATATAATCACTTATTTTTGTTTTAAAAGTTTGCATAGAAAAGGATATTTCATATCCTAACTCATCTAGGCTAATCTTAACACCGCTATCTTGTGCTGTCTTATTATCAAGCTTAATATTAACAGCAAATTTCTTTGACAGAGACTCTTCAAGCTTTTTAAGCTTTGAAGCTTCTATAGAATCCTTAGAATACACAATCCCACTATAAATTTGCTCTTTTAAAGCCTTTTGTCTTTTTAATTCAAGGACTATATCTGGGATTAGGGCTAATCTAGAATTATGCAATAAAATTTTCAAAAAATTAACTATACTCTCTTTTGGATTATCAAA includes:
- a CDS encoding F0F1 ATP synthase subunit delta — protein: MNDVLAKRYAKAILNRKDFDDFFESLSAIDLAFSSSKFVDVINSFDIKKEDKLSLILSFFDNPKESIVNFLKILLHNSRLALIPDIVLELKRQKALKEQIYSGIVYSKDSIEASKLKKLEESLSKKFAVNIKLDNKTAQDSGVKISLDELGYEISFSMQTFKTKISDYILKTI